The segment GGATCGCCACAGGGACCATCATGCGGACATTCAGATTGTGGACGTTTTCCAGGCTTTGGTCCATGGAGATACCCGCATCATGCAGTTTGGTCGACTTGCGCAGCCAGACGGCCATCACCGCCAGGCCGCCAAACCAGCTGGCGACACTGAACACATGGATAAACAAGGCGATTTTGTAAGCCATCGTCGATTCTCTCCTTTTTTTATGGTCCGTGGATAACCGATTCAGCCGATGAGGATTTCAAACCCCTTCACACCGGTGTTCTGTGACGGGTTCGATCCTTTTCGTCCCCCATGAGCCCGGGCGAAGTGTTCGCTCTCCGTCCAGCGGAGGAAATCCTCCTTACTGTTGAAAACCGTCTCCGCCACCAAGTGGGTTTCGTCCTCCGCTTTCAGCAGTCGAAAGGAAACAAAGCCGGGAACCTGTTTCATCCCTTCAGGAGCCTGACGGAACCGCTCCACCAGTGACTCCAGATGTTCTTGGGAATCCACCGGGATCCGGTTGTTCACCTGATACATGAGAAACCCCTCCTTCTTCCCCATTTTACACAAATCCATCTGGCTTTTGTCCTGTTTCCGTCTAAACGCCCCTGATTTGCCATATCCTTTTTTTCAGCTCAAAAACAGGTTTTCACCTGAAAGGAAACGGAAAGGGATATAGAAGCATTGTGAAAAAGCCGTTCATACCCATAGGGCACAAGTCTCGCCTAGGTCACTCCGTTCCCGGTCTCGCTATGCAGGGAGGGTCGGGTTTCACATGGAGTGACTTTGGCTCGTAAGAACAACGGAACGAAATGTGAAACCCAATCCCGACCGGCCACGAACGTATAAATCACAACGCTTATAGAGATTATTCTCGCTGTCAACAGAGAGGGAGGGCTTCTTTTGATCACTTTTACCTCCGTGTCCAAAACCTATGAGGATGGCACGGAAGCGTTGAAATCACTGGACTTTGAAGTGAAGGAAGGGGAGTTTTTTGTCCTGATCGGTCCCAGCGGCTGTGGCAAAACCACCACCATGAAGCTGATCAACCGTCTGATTGAACCCACGGAAGGGGAGATTCTGTGTCGCGGGCGGGAGATTCACACCTTCCAAATCCATGAGCTGCGCTGGAATATCGGATATGTCCTGCAGCAGATCGCCCTGTTCCCCCATATGAGTGTGGCGGAAAATATCGCAGTGGTTCCGGAGATGAAAAAGTGGGACAAGCCCCGGATCCACAAACGGGTGGATGAGCTTCTGGAGATGGTGGGGATGGAGCCCTCCACCTACCGGAACCGAACACCGGCGGAGTTGTCCGGGGGCCAGCAACAGCGGGTCGGGGTGGCCCGGGCCTTGGCCGCGGATCCGGATCTGATCTTGATGGATGAGCCGTTCAGCGCTCTCGACCCGATCAGCCGGGAACGTCTGCAGCAGGATATCCGGAGGCTGCAGCGGGAGATCCGCAAGACGGTGGTGTTTGTCACCCACGATATGGATGAGGCGTTGGCCTTGGGGGACCGGGTCTGTCTGATGAAGGACGGGAGGGTGGTTCAAATCGATGCGCCCCAGGAGCTGATTCTCCATCCTGCCAATGCCTTTGTAAAGAAGTTTATCGGTGATCGCAAGAGCCCCTGGATGACCGCAGTCGATGTGATGATGGATCGGCACAGCCGCCTGGTGGCCGATGAAGCGGAGACCGGCCGCCGGACCGGCGGGGAAGAGCCCCTGTTTCTCCGGGGGGAAGGGAATCGCTTTCTGGGCCGCTGGGAAGGGGGAACCCTGCACCGGGATGTGCCGATCCTCTCCCATGACACCCGCTTGCGGGAGGCTCTGGGGGTGTTCCGGGAAACAGAGTGCGATCAGTTGCCGGTCCTGCATGGGAAGGAGTTGGTCGGTGTGTTGAGCTGGCGGAGCATCGTGGAATACCTGGAACAGGCGGATGCGGGGGAGGCTGGGTCGTGAATATGTTGAGCGAATGGTTCCGGTTGTTGCAAA is part of the Kroppenstedtia eburnea genome and harbors:
- a CDS encoding antibiotic biosynthesis monooxygenase family protein, producing the protein MYQVNNRIPVDSQEHLESLVERFRQAPEGMKQVPGFVSFRLLKAEDETHLVAETVFNSKEDFLRWTESEHFARAHGGRKGSNPSQNTGVKGFEILIG
- a CDS encoding ABC transporter ATP-binding protein, translated to MITFTSVSKTYEDGTEALKSLDFEVKEGEFFVLIGPSGCGKTTTMKLINRLIEPTEGEILCRGREIHTFQIHELRWNIGYVLQQIALFPHMSVAENIAVVPEMKKWDKPRIHKRVDELLEMVGMEPSTYRNRTPAELSGGQQQRVGVARALAADPDLILMDEPFSALDPISRERLQQDIRRLQREIRKTVVFVTHDMDEALALGDRVCLMKDGRVVQIDAPQELILHPANAFVKKFIGDRKSPWMTAVDVMMDRHSRLVADEAETGRRTGGEEPLFLRGEGNRFLGRWEGGTLHRDVPILSHDTRLREALGVFRETECDQLPVLHGKELVGVLSWRSIVEYLEQADAGEAGS